In Apium graveolens cultivar Ventura chromosome 10, ASM990537v1, whole genome shotgun sequence, the following are encoded in one genomic region:
- the LOC141692253 gene encoding uncharacterized protein LOC141692253, with amino-acid sequence MGSTQEQEAPPTTTKKRPLDLQDSNFFKIRAICKDLRPHFIQVLRTPDFQNCKAASEIQEKLKVMMDLYEEMIADTNTSEKCENVRQTPPLSDENHDGAKPDRGSMKPPEDKSVFTGNIFENQQTEAVKLQGTYVVGGSAFGWNFITFPSTKVVYYGRTKEAFRLQNPVPM; translated from the exons atggGTTCAACTCAAGAACAAGAAGCTCCTCCAACAACAACAAAGAAAAGGCCACTTGATCTTCAAGACTCCAACTTCTTTAAAATCAGAGCTATTTGTAAAGATCTTCGTCCCCATTTCATTCAG GTTTTGCGGACTCCAGATTTCCAAAATTGCAAGGCTGCTTCTGAAATCCAAGAAA AACTTAAGGTTATGATGGACCTCTACGAAGAAATGATTGCCGATACAAATACTTCAGAAAAGTGTGAGAATGTTCGTCAAACCCCACCTTTGTCAGATGAAAATCATGACGGGGCTAAACCAGACCGGGGTTCCATGAAGCCGCCAGAAGATAAATCAGTCTTCACAGGGAACATATTTGAGAACCAACAAACTGAAGCCGTGAAGTTGCAGGGTACATATGTTGTTGGAGGATCAGCTTTTGGTTGGAATTTTATCACTTTTCCAAGCACAAAAGTCGTCTACTATGGTAGAACAAAGGAGGCTTTCCGCTTGCAAAATCCCGTACCCATGTGA
- the LOC141692473 gene encoding serine/threonine-protein kinase BSK7-like isoform X1: MGCQGSKLIPCCLVSEYKTSMVEAPDTIDDVSGEAGGLPAFREFTLEQLKNATSGFAVENIVSEHGEKAPNVVYKGKLDNQKRIAVKRFNRSAWPDSRQFMEEAKSVGLLRSPRLANLLGCCCENDERLLVAEYMPNNTLAKHLFHWETQPMKWAMRLRVVLHLAEALEYCTSKGRALYHDLNAYRVLFDEDGNPRLSCFGLMKNSRDGKSYSTNLAFTPPEYLRTGRVTPESVIYSFGTLLLDLISGKHIPPSHALDLIRDRNLQMLTDSCLEGQFSNDDGTELVRLASRCLQYEPRERPNSKSLVSALTPLQKEIEVPSYVLMGIASTASFLPQTPLGEACSRMDLTAIHEILEKIAYKDDEGATNELSFQMWTDQMQESLESKKKGDTAFRHKDFQTAIECYTQFVNFGPVVSPTVFARRSLSYLLCDMPQEALGDSMQAQVISPVWHIASYLQAASLFALKMETEAQVALKEGSALEAKRNMTSGH; encoded by the exons ATGGGTTGTCAAGGCTCAAAGCTCATTCCTTGTTGCTTGGTTTCGGAATATAAGACTTCGATGGTCGAGGCGCCAGATACTA TAGATGACGTTAGTGGTGAGGCAGGTGGTTTGCCTGCATTCCGTGAATTTACACTTGAACAACTGAAAAATGCCACATCCGGTTTTGCAGTGGAAAACATAGTTTCTGAACATGGTGAAAAGGCTCCTAATGTTGTTTATAAAGGGAAACTGGATAATCAAAAGAGGATCGCTGTCAAGCGCTTTAATAGATCAGCTTGGCCTGATTCCCGGCAATTCATG GAAGAAGCAAAATCCGTAGGATTACTCCGCAGCCCAAGGTTAGCAAATTTGCTTGGATGCTGTTGCGAAAATGATGAGAGGTTACTTGTAGCGGAATATATGCCGAATAACACGCTTGCCAAACACCTTTTTCACT GGGAGACACAACCAATGAAGTGGGCTATGCGATTAAGGGTGGTTTTACATCTTGCTGAAGCCCTTGAATATTGTACAAGTAAAGGTCGTGCCTTGTATCATGATCTTAATGCGTACAGAGTTCTGTTTGACGAG GATGGTAATCCGAGACTCTCATGCTTTGGCCTTATGAAAAATAGTAGGGATGGAAAAAGTTACAGTACAAATTTGGCATTTACCCCTCCAGAGTATCTAAGAACTG GGAGAGTGACCCCAGAAAGTGTGATTTATAGTTTTGGAACACTTTTGCTAGATCTTATCAGTGGAAAACACATTCCTCCTAGCCAT GCCCTTGACCTGATACGAGATAGAAACCTTCAGATGCTGACAGATTCCTGCTTGGAAGGACAATTTTCTAATGATGATGGGACTGAGCTAGTACGCTTGGCATCCCGCTGTTTGCAATACGAACCACGAGAACGACCAAATTCAAAGTCATTAGTGTCGGCTTTGACACCTTTACAAAAGGAAATTGAG GTTCCTTCTTATGTTTTAATGGGTATTGCAAGCACTGCTTCATTCTTACCTCAAACGCCACTTGGCGAAGCTTGCTCAAGAATGGACTTGACTGCTATACACGAGATTCTAGAAAAGATTGCTTATAAAGACGATGAGGGAGCGACAAATGAG CTCTCATTTCAAATGTGGACAGATCAGATGCAAGAGTCATTGGAGTCCAAGAAAAAGGGTGATACTGCTTTCAGGCACAAGGACTTTCAAACCGCAATCGAATGCTACACACAG TTTGTGAATTTTGGTCCAGTGGTTTCTCCAACAGTATTTGCTCGGCGTAGTTTGTCTTATCTCCTGTGTGACATGCCACAAGAAGCGCTAGGTGATTCAATGCAAGCGCAAGTTATTTCTCCAGTTTGGCACATTGCATCATATCTACAAGCAGCCTCACTTTTTGCCCTTAAAATGGAGACAGAAGCACAAGTAGCACTCAAGGAGGGTTCAGCACTTGAAGCTAAAAGAAATATGACCTCTGGGCACTAA
- the LOC141692473 gene encoding serine/threonine-protein kinase BSK7-like isoform X2 encodes MGCQGSKLIPCCLVSEYKTSMVEAPDTNDVSGEAGGLPAFREFTLEQLKNATSGFAVENIVSEHGEKAPNVVYKGKLDNQKRIAVKRFNRSAWPDSRQFMEEAKSVGLLRSPRLANLLGCCCENDERLLVAEYMPNNTLAKHLFHWETQPMKWAMRLRVVLHLAEALEYCTSKGRALYHDLNAYRVLFDEDGNPRLSCFGLMKNSRDGKSYSTNLAFTPPEYLRTGRVTPESVIYSFGTLLLDLISGKHIPPSHALDLIRDRNLQMLTDSCLEGQFSNDDGTELVRLASRCLQYEPRERPNSKSLVSALTPLQKEIEVPSYVLMGIASTASFLPQTPLGEACSRMDLTAIHEILEKIAYKDDEGATNELSFQMWTDQMQESLESKKKGDTAFRHKDFQTAIECYTQFVNFGPVVSPTVFARRSLSYLLCDMPQEALGDSMQAQVISPVWHIASYLQAASLFALKMETEAQVALKEGSALEAKRNMTSGH; translated from the exons ATGGGTTGTCAAGGCTCAAAGCTCATTCCTTGTTGCTTGGTTTCGGAATATAAGACTTCGATGGTCGAGGCGCCAGATACTA ATGACGTTAGTGGTGAGGCAGGTGGTTTGCCTGCATTCCGTGAATTTACACTTGAACAACTGAAAAATGCCACATCCGGTTTTGCAGTGGAAAACATAGTTTCTGAACATGGTGAAAAGGCTCCTAATGTTGTTTATAAAGGGAAACTGGATAATCAAAAGAGGATCGCTGTCAAGCGCTTTAATAGATCAGCTTGGCCTGATTCCCGGCAATTCATG GAAGAAGCAAAATCCGTAGGATTACTCCGCAGCCCAAGGTTAGCAAATTTGCTTGGATGCTGTTGCGAAAATGATGAGAGGTTACTTGTAGCGGAATATATGCCGAATAACACGCTTGCCAAACACCTTTTTCACT GGGAGACACAACCAATGAAGTGGGCTATGCGATTAAGGGTGGTTTTACATCTTGCTGAAGCCCTTGAATATTGTACAAGTAAAGGTCGTGCCTTGTATCATGATCTTAATGCGTACAGAGTTCTGTTTGACGAG GATGGTAATCCGAGACTCTCATGCTTTGGCCTTATGAAAAATAGTAGGGATGGAAAAAGTTACAGTACAAATTTGGCATTTACCCCTCCAGAGTATCTAAGAACTG GGAGAGTGACCCCAGAAAGTGTGATTTATAGTTTTGGAACACTTTTGCTAGATCTTATCAGTGGAAAACACATTCCTCCTAGCCAT GCCCTTGACCTGATACGAGATAGAAACCTTCAGATGCTGACAGATTCCTGCTTGGAAGGACAATTTTCTAATGATGATGGGACTGAGCTAGTACGCTTGGCATCCCGCTGTTTGCAATACGAACCACGAGAACGACCAAATTCAAAGTCATTAGTGTCGGCTTTGACACCTTTACAAAAGGAAATTGAG GTTCCTTCTTATGTTTTAATGGGTATTGCAAGCACTGCTTCATTCTTACCTCAAACGCCACTTGGCGAAGCTTGCTCAAGAATGGACTTGACTGCTATACACGAGATTCTAGAAAAGATTGCTTATAAAGACGATGAGGGAGCGACAAATGAG CTCTCATTTCAAATGTGGACAGATCAGATGCAAGAGTCATTGGAGTCCAAGAAAAAGGGTGATACTGCTTTCAGGCACAAGGACTTTCAAACCGCAATCGAATGCTACACACAG TTTGTGAATTTTGGTCCAGTGGTTTCTCCAACAGTATTTGCTCGGCGTAGTTTGTCTTATCTCCTGTGTGACATGCCACAAGAAGCGCTAGGTGATTCAATGCAAGCGCAAGTTATTTCTCCAGTTTGGCACATTGCATCATATCTACAAGCAGCCTCACTTTTTGCCCTTAAAATGGAGACAGAAGCACAAGTAGCACTCAAGGAGGGTTCAGCACTTGAAGCTAAAAGAAATATGACCTCTGGGCACTAA